A part of Haliotis asinina isolate JCU_RB_2024 chromosome 10, JCU_Hal_asi_v2, whole genome shotgun sequence genomic DNA contains:
- the LOC137298247 gene encoding abl interactor 2-like: protein MAANEVMQLIESELPEGRQSLQDSHANLERVAQYCEGNYLQAKDKRHALEETKNYTTHSLASVAYQINSLATNFLKLLDLQQNQLAEMESSVNHLSQIVNIHKEKVARREIGVLTTNRSSTRPMGVKSGIVFPEQAERPIKYTRKPIDYTVLDDIGHGVRLHSSVPRPNRTPSISSQGSQAPTTKPPTPPITRSGSTASSNSGTLGRSQGGHYRSIAPPVAPPSVPANQHPHFGQVIHHPPQPGPRERYEMNYAPSVMGTVHSPPLVGMARPISQRPGPPASPSMVRPTQPPMAYQDSVAQLRYASHGWKASPPLPPPPEHARPGPGPPKFEYGGSAPPPPHNFSDDYEEHPRQNHQHKEEDPYAATGPQFTAQPSWVPKEYQEKVVAIFDYDADKGDELTFSENAVIYVIKKNDDGWWEGVMDGTTGLFPSNYVEPCI, encoded by the exons GCCAAGGACAAGCGCCATGCTTTGGAAGAAACAAAGAATTATACGACACACTCCCTGGCTAGTGTGGCCTACCAGATCAACAGCCTGGCAACCAACTTTCTGAAGCTCCTTGACCTGCAGCAGAACCAGCTGGCTGAGATGGAGTCCAGTGTCAACCATCTGTCACAG ATAGTAAACATCCACAAGGAGAAAGTTGCAAGAAGAGAAATTGGTGTTTTGACAACAAACCGGAGTTCAACCCGTCCTATGGGAGTTAAGAGTGGTATTGTTTTCCCTGAACAGGCTGAACGACCAATCAAGTACACCCGCAAACCCATTGACTATACAGTGTTGGACGACATTGGCCATGGCGTCAGG TTGCATTCATCTGTTCCGCGCCCCAATCGAACACCATCAATTAGCAGCCAAGGCTCCCAAGCGCCAACTACAAAACCACCAACCCCACCCATCACTAGGTCTGGCTCCACTGCTAGCTCCAACTCAGGAACCCTTGGTCGTAGCCAGGGAGGCCATTATCGTTCCATCGCACCCCCAGTGGCTCCACCATCAGTGCCAGCCAATCAGCATCCACATTTTGGCCAAGTGATTCACCACCCTCCTCAACCAGGTCCCAGGGAGCGGTATGAGATGAATTATGCCCCAAGTGTCATGGGGACGGTACACTCACCCCCTTTGGTCGGAATGGCACGTCCCATTTCACAAAGGCCTGGCCCTCCAGCATCTCCAAGTATGGTACGACCCACACAGCCACCGATGGCCTATCAAGATTCTGttg CTCAGCTCCGATATGCCAGCCATGGCTGGAAAG CATCCCCACCTCTCCCCCCTCCCCCAGAGCATGCCCGACCTGGCCCTGGTCCCCCCAAGTTCGAGTATGGAGGGTCAGCCCCTCCTCCACCCCACAACTTTAGTGATGACTATGAGGAGCATCCACGACAGAACCACCAGCACAAGGAAGAGGATCCTTACGCCGCCACGGGGCCACAGTTCACAGCTCAGCCTTCATGGGTGCCGAAGGAATACCAGGAGAAAG TGGTGGCAATATTTGACTATGACGCTGACAAGGGCGACGAgctgacattttctgaaaatgctGTCATCTATGTGATAAAGAAGAATGATGACGGCTGGTGGGAAGGTGTGATGGACGGCACCACAGGGCTGTTCCCCTCCAACTACGTTGAACCCTGTATCTGA
- the LOC137298248 gene encoding poly(3-hydroxybutyrate) depolymerase-like, which produces MALSVSERLLCCLVLSVWSTSTSIQAVPRLAPYDVDRAKVSVSGVSSGACMATQYHVVYSREIMGAGIIAGAPFMCSGGLAATALGTCMTTPSMISVPALEAITTSGALFGNVDATYHMRNDRVFIFGGTRDSVVNPVASQKVAQYYHHYMTSSHIKAVLNINAEHGMPTLNYGGACAQLNSKTYLNNCNYSVAFQLLNHIYGGLQAPHSKTQANGQLLHFNQADFFHLALPSAYSMDSVGYIYVPSGCADKQHKCKLHVAFHGCKMGRVFVGEEYVRHAGYNEVGDLNNIIILYPQVISTLTNPQGCWDWFGYTGSLFATNKGFQLTAVRRMVSRVLGSSSSVLG; this is translated from the exons ATGGCGTTGTCAGTGTCGGAGAGGCTACTCTGCTGTCTGGTACTCAGTGTGTGGAGTACTAGTACATCAATACAAGCCGTGCCCAGGCTAG CCCCATACGATGTGGACAGGGCCAAGGTGTCAGTGTCCGGTGTCTCCTCCGGCGCGTGCATGGCCACCCAGTACCACGTGGTCTACTCCAGGGAGATCATGGGAGCCGGCATCATAGCTGGAG CCCCCTTCATGTGTTCCGGGGGACTGGCTGCCACGGCACTAGGGACGTGCATGACGACTCCTTCCATGATCAGCGTCCCCGCCCTCGAGGCCATCACGACATCAGGGGCGTTGTTTGGTAACGTCGACGCTACATACCACATGAGGAACGACCGGGTGTTTATCTTCGGCGGCACCAGAGACTCTGTAGTGAACCCAG TTGCTAGTCAGAAGGTGGCTCAGTACTACCATCATTACATGACCAGTTCTCACATCAAGGCGGTGCTAaacatcaacgctgaacacgGCATG CCGACCTTGAACTACGGTGGAGCATGTGCTCAACTGAACTCGAAAACCTACCTCAACAACTGTAACTACTCAGTCGCCTTCCAACTCCTCAACCACATCTACGGCGGACTTCAG GCACCACACTCCAAGACACAAGCAAATGGACAG CTTTTACATTTCAACCAGGCTGATTTCTTTCATTTGGCGCTTCCGTCTGCCTACAGCATGGACAGTGTTGGCTACATTTATGTTCCGAGTGGATGTGCCGACAAGCAGCACA AATGCAAGCTACATGTTGCGTTCCATGGATGTAAAATGGGAAG GGTGTTTGTGGGTGAGGAGTATGTCCGCCATGCCGGTTACAACGAGGTCGGCGACttaaacaacatcattatccTTTACCCGCAAGTAATCTCGACGTTGACGAACCCCCAGGGCTGCTGGGACTGGTTCGGGTACACTGGGTCTCTGTTTG CGACCAACAAAGGATTCCAGCTGACAGCTGTGCGTCGTATGGTATCACGTGTCTTGGGGTCTTCATCTTCAGTACTGGGTTAA